A single window of Halobacterium jilantaiense DNA harbors:
- a CDS encoding PAS domain-containing protein produces the protein MSTLTSEQPAVAYVASTARSRAAGERALARHGTEPVAAAADADAAVEAVAAGADCVVVEQTDDPPGTDALGALAAVRRADPAVPVVVFERERAASIAADAIDFDVTEYVRESDAADESALAAVAEAAERAADSYRAEQEVAMVNDLARTVYERVTDGFLALDDDWTVTYLNAAAEDILGVDREDVLGERLWAAFPEATDYAFHREYHRAMTTQEPVAFRERFPPLDETFEVRVFPADDGLSVHFRTITEGESPARGDDPLLELANVVSADLSASLDRVRSDLVAVEEHCGCESDALADALASVDRMTDLVARAEALAAGRPADWTNE, from the coding sequence GTGTCGACGCTGACCAGCGAGCAGCCGGCCGTCGCGTACGTCGCAAGCACGGCCCGGAGCCGCGCCGCCGGCGAGCGCGCGCTCGCCCGCCACGGGACCGAGCCGGTCGCGGCCGCGGCCGACGCGGACGCGGCAGTCGAGGCCGTCGCCGCGGGCGCGGACTGCGTCGTCGTCGAACAGACCGACGACCCGCCCGGGACGGACGCGCTGGGGGCGCTCGCTGCCGTTCGCCGCGCCGACCCCGCCGTCCCCGTGGTGGTGTTCGAGCGCGAGCGCGCCGCGTCCATCGCCGCCGACGCCATCGACTTCGACGTCACCGAGTACGTCCGCGAGAGCGACGCAGCCGACGAGAGCGCGCTCGCAGCGGTGGCAGAAGCCGCCGAGCGCGCGGCCGACTCGTACCGCGCGGAGCAGGAGGTGGCGATGGTGAACGACCTCGCGCGCACCGTCTACGAGCGCGTCACGGACGGCTTCCTGGCGCTCGACGACGACTGGACGGTCACGTACCTCAACGCCGCCGCCGAGGACATCCTGGGGGTCGACCGCGAGGACGTGCTCGGAGAACGCCTCTGGGCGGCGTTCCCGGAGGCGACCGACTACGCGTTCCACCGGGAGTACCACCGCGCGATGACGACGCAGGAGCCGGTGGCGTTCCGCGAGCGCTTCCCGCCACTGGACGAGACCTTCGAGGTGCGGGTGTTCCCGGCCGACGACGGTCTCTCCGTCCACTTCCGGACCATCACCGAGGGCGAGTCGCCGGCTCGCGGCGACGACCCGTTGCTCGAACTGGCGAACGTCGTGTCCGCCGACCTCTCGGCGTCGCTGGACAGGGTCCGGTCGGACCTGGTCGCCGTCGAGGAGCACTGTGGCTGCGAGAGCGACGCGCTCGCGGACGCGCTGGCGTCCGTCGACCGGATGACCGACCTCGTTGCGCGCGCGGAGGCGCTGGCGGCCGGGCGGCCGGCCGACTGGACGAACGAGTAG
- a CDS encoding response regulator transcription factor: MTGTATVLVVEDERELADLFADWLATTYDVRTAYTAAEALDEFDEAVDVVLLDRRLPERSGDDVLEEIHASGHDCQVAMVTAVDPDFDMLELGIDAYVVKPVDRDDLEGLVSRLLARSLYSEEVQEYFALASKRATLETTKQPKELAANERYQELQDAIEEKREDLDSLMSELDDEDFLAVIRGLDDRESATTS; encoded by the coding sequence ATGACAGGGACGGCGACGGTTCTCGTGGTCGAAGACGAACGGGAGCTCGCGGACCTGTTCGCTGACTGGCTGGCCACGACGTACGACGTCCGGACGGCGTACACCGCTGCCGAGGCGCTTGACGAGTTCGACGAGGCCGTCGACGTCGTGTTGCTGGACCGCCGGCTGCCCGAGCGGTCCGGTGACGACGTTCTGGAGGAGATTCACGCCAGCGGCCACGACTGCCAGGTGGCCATGGTGACCGCCGTCGACCCAGACTTCGACATGCTCGAACTGGGCATCGACGCGTACGTCGTCAAGCCCGTCGACCGAGACGACCTGGAGGGGCTCGTGAGCCGGCTGCTGGCGCGGTCGCTGTACAGCGAGGAGGTCCAGGAGTACTTCGCGCTGGCGTCGAAGCGCGCGACCCTGGAGACGACGAAACAGCCCAAAGAGCTGGCGGCCAACGAGCGCTACCAGGAACTTCAGGACGCCATCGAGGAGAAACGCGAGGACCTGGACTCCCTGATGAGCGAACTCGACGACGAGGACTTCCTGGCGGTCATCCGCGGCCTCGACGACCGCGAGTCGGCCACAACTTCTTAG
- a CDS encoding NAD(P)-binding domain-containing protein has translation MDVLVVGAGAVGRWVAAASDAPVAFADVDHDRAEAAAEALGSRARAVPLDGSATADVVAVAVPLGAASAAVERHAPRAERAVVDFTGEMTGPLAAMAAAAPTVERASFHPLFAPEHAPGRVAVSEAAAGPATERVRTWLTDAGNELVEVDPDTHDDAMATIQGRAHAAVLAFALAADDVPDELATPVYEDLDALAERVTSGNDRVYGDIQAAFGGADEVAAAAERVADAVDAGEFAEVYDDAGR, from the coding sequence ATGGACGTACTCGTAGTCGGCGCTGGGGCGGTCGGTCGGTGGGTCGCGGCCGCGTCCGACGCGCCGGTCGCGTTCGCCGACGTCGACCATGACCGCGCCGAAGCGGCCGCCGAGGCGCTGGGGAGTCGCGCTCGCGCTGTCCCGCTGGACGGCTCGGCGACCGCCGACGTGGTCGCCGTGGCCGTCCCACTCGGGGCGGCGTCGGCGGCCGTCGAGCGCCACGCACCGCGGGCCGAGCGCGCGGTCGTGGACTTCACGGGCGAGATGACTGGGCCGCTGGCCGCGATGGCGGCGGCGGCTCCGACCGTCGAGCGAGCGAGCTTCCACCCGCTGTTCGCGCCCGAGCACGCGCCGGGTCGGGTGGCCGTCAGCGAGGCCGCCGCCGGGCCCGCCACCGAGCGGGTCCGGACGTGGCTGACCGACGCCGGCAACGAACTGGTCGAAGTCGACCCGGACACGCACGACGACGCGATGGCGACGATTCAGGGGCGCGCGCACGCCGCGGTGCTGGCGTTCGCGCTCGCCGCCGACGACGTGCCCGACGAACTCGCCACGCCGGTTTACGAGGATTTGGACGCGCTCGCGGAACGCGTCACGAGCGGCAACGACAGAGTGTACGGCGACATCCAGGCTGCGTTCGGCGGCGCGGACGAAGTCGCTGCGGCCGCCGAGCGAGTCGCGGACGCGGTCGACGCCGGCGAGTTCGCGGAGGTGTACGACGATGCCGGTCGATAG